Below is a genomic region from Bacteroidia bacterium.
GGAGGTCAATAGCTCCGGTTGCTTGTGCAGATGCTACTGATGAAATACGTACTTGTAAGCCGGTTTTGGAGCCATGCTTAGCCGAATCTTGTATCCAAAAGCTGGCTGAACCCGGAACAAAATATTGATACCACTCCTTAGGGCTCTGTACTACTACTCCACGCACAGAAACGTAACCCCCTTTTAACACAGAAGTATCATTCGGTGCTATGCTGTCATTCACAGTCATGATCTGACTGATGGTAGTTGGGGTCTGGGCATGAATACAGTAGCCCAACCCTAAAAATAATCCTAAAAAAAGCCAAAAACGTGTCATGTTATCTATCTTTACTGCAAAGATAAAGTATTCTGCCGGCTCTAAAAAAAAATAGTGCTTTTGGGTACTTTAATTTTTCTTTGTAGGAGATAGTTTTTCTATTTAAAAATTCAGATTTTGATTCAAGTAAATAACTAAGGCTTAGTATTTTCTAAAATCTGCTGAATAGCTGTTTTTACATCTTCCATGAGCCACATAGGGGTTGAAGTGGCACCGCAAATTCCTACATTATAGCTATTTTTTAGCCATTCTGGATTTAATTCTTCGGGAGAAGATATAAAATAGGTATTTGGGTTTTCTTGCTTACACACTTCGTAGAGGACTTTACCATTTGAGCTTTTTTTGCCTGATACAAAAATTACTGTATCATATTGTTTTGCAAACACTTTTAGGTGAGGTTCTCGATTGGAAACTTGTCTGCATATTGTATCGTTAGCTTTAAAGGAGTTTTTTGCTCGCTCTTCAATCAGGGATTTTAGTCGGTAAAAATTGGAAGTGCTTTTGGTCGTTTGGCTGAATAGTGATATAGGTTTATCATAGTCAAGTTGATCTAAGCCTTCTTCACCTGCTATTACGATGGCTTTTCCGTTTGTTTGGCCAACGAGCCCATTTACTTCTGCGTGTCCATTTTTACCATAAATTACAACCTGTTCTTCATCATTATAGGCATTACGCACTCTGTTTTGTAGTTTTAGCACAACGGGGCAGGAAGCATCTATGAGCATAATGTTGTTTTTCATTGCAGTTTGATATGTTTCTGGTGGTTCTCCATGTGCGCGGATGAGCACTGCCGTATCTCTTAGTTGGGCAAGCTCCTCGTGGGAGATGATTTTTAATCCTTTTTGCTGAAGGCGTTGTACCTCAATTTCATTATGAACAATGTCTCCCAAGCAATATAGGGATCCGTTTTCGTCTAACCAATCTTCTGCCATCTGGATAGCATAAACAACCCCAAAGCAAAAGCCAGAATTGGGGTCAACAGTTACTGCTTTCATTTTTCGTAGAATAACAAATTTCGGACTTTATTAAGTTCCCTAAACCAAACTTCAGGATATTTTTCAGAATGGATTAATAATTTTTCCGCTAAATTTGTGAAGTTAATTTTTAGATGATAACTTTACCCGATCTTCGGTATTCTATTTACTTTTTAATAGTTGTATTTTTTCCAAACTATATTTTTGGTCAAGTTGTATGGAAGGCTCATTTTGGGACTTTATACACACAATCCTCTCCAAGATGTATAGATCTGACCCAAGATGGAGTTTTAGATGTTGTCATTGGTTTAAGCGAAGGCAATAATGTAGGTGGCAGAGTTCAGGCTTATGAAGGTAAAACCGGCTCTTTAATTTGGGATTGTAATTTAGATGCAAGTATTTTTGGGTCTGCTGTTTTTTGGGATATTACGGGAGACGGTATTCCAGATGTTTTTATAGGCGGGCGCAGCACAACTTTTGCCGCTATTAACGGCAAAACCGGAGAAGTAATCTGGAAGTTCGATGTAAAAGCAAAACCCAAAAAACGTAAGTTTTCAACCAACTGGAAAATGTTTTACAATGCTCAATTAGTGCCAGACCAAAACAATGACTTAGTGCCTGATTTGTTGGTTACTAACGGCGGGCAGGAAGATTCCGCTGCGTTTAGCAAGAGCCGCCCTACGGGTTATATCATGATACTAAGCGGCAAAACAGGCCAAATTTTGGGATACCACCCTAATCCTGACTTTGCAGAAACCTATTGCTCACCGGTTTATGCCTATAATAATGGCGAACATGAAGTTTACTGGGGAACCGGCGGCGAAACCCACCCGGGAGCACTTTGGCGCACAACCTTGAAAAATATATTAGAAGGAAAACCCGAAAATGCCCAAAGAATTATCAATCACGCCCGAAAAGGCTTCGTTTCCCCGCCCGTATTCGTTGACCTAAATAAAGACAATGTACTCGACATCGTAGCTACCGCCTTAGGCGGCGTTTGCTATGCCATTGACGGAAAAACACAAAAAGAACTCTGGTCAAAAGACTTTGGCAAGGTAGAAACATATTCCATCCCCGCACCCGGCCTCTATTTTGATTCTACCCGCACAGACCTCTTCTTTAACTACGGAAGAGGCTCTTTTGTGGAAGGATTTCAACACCATATACAAACTGTTTTGAATGGAACTACCGGCGAAATATTATTTCAAGATTCCATTGACGCAGTGATTATATCTTCCCCCGTTACAGCTAATATTTTTCAGCATCCGTTCCATACCGTCTTTTTGAAATATAACTTACGCGACACAGACGTACCGGCTAATCACGGAATAAAAATGTATTGTTTTAACGGAAAAAACCCTTATTCAGAAGTTCTTGATTTACCCACAGGTGGAGCCGGACACTTTTCTACACTCTGGGTGGGAGATTTAGACGGAGATAAAAATTTAGACATCCTCTCTGCAATGCGGCTTGATAGCTGGTATTTAATACGTCTGGAAGTTGCCTATAAATTAAAAAATCCTCCCACTTGGGGAGCTTACCATGGTTCACTATATGATGGCGTTTATCGTGAAAAAATACGTTAAAATAATAGTTTCCTGCATTGTATTAATCTGTTGCGGGAATATTTCTCTTGCAAAAGAACTGCTTTTTTATGCAGATATTGCACGCTTTCAAAGCCCCGAAGGAAAAACCTATCTGGAGGTTCATCTATCAATTGGAGGCTCTACGGTCTATTATAATCCGCTGGCAAATGGAAAGTTTAAAACTTCGGTAGAAGTTATCTATCTGATTTCCCAACAAGGTGAAACCCAGAATATTGTATGGGGAGATAAATTTTTATTAACAAACGAAAACATTATAGACACAACAACTTCGGTTGAATCTCGCTTTTTTATGGATACCCGTCGGGTAAAATTAGCTCCCGGAAATTATCAACTGACTATAGAACTTACAGATAACTTTGCCCCCGGCAAACGGGACTATAAAGCCACCCGAAATTTCTCTATTGCACAAGATACTATTTCCCAACCCGTTTTTAGCGACTTATTGTGGGTAAACTCTTTCTTCCCAACCGGAAGTAAATCAACTCAATATACACGCGGAAATATTGACATCCTACCCTTTGTAACTAACGGAGCTTTCTTGGATATGGATTCACTGAAGTTTTATATTGAACTATATACCAAAGATATTGAAGAGCCTTATTATTATGCTATTTCCATTTTACAGGCTGCTAACTCTGCCCGCATAGAAAATTTTACCCGAAAAACACGCCCACAAAAACCCCAAAAAGTAAATCAATTAATCCAAGCATTTAACATCAAAGAACTACCCTCACAATATTATATCCTTGAAGTAGAAGCTGTTACTAATGATGGAAGGACTTTGGCGACCAAACGAACCCGTTTTTATGTATATCGTAGTGCAGATAATCAGACTTTACCGGATTTTTCTCAAAAATATGACCAGCTTTATGCACATCCGGAAGAATCTCTCAATGTTTACTTACAAGCATTACGTTTTATATCAACTCCCACAGAAATTAATTTCGTGAATTCCCTTCAAACATTTAGCCAGAAAAAAAATTACTTTGTTCATTTTTGGCAAAAAAGACATCAGGCTAATACACCCGAAGGTTATGAATGGAAAGATTATTTAGCCAAAATTAAATATGCAAATGAGCATTTTAAATCTGCCCTAAGGCCCGGCTACCAGACAGATAGAGGTAGAGTATTGCTTACCTATGGAGCACCAAATGACATTCAATCTTTTCCCAGCCAAACAGATAAATATCCGTACCAAATCTGGTCATATAATAAACTGGGCGTTCAAAGTAATGTAATCTTTGTTTTTTATGACCGCGACTTAACCACCAACGAATATGTACAACTACATTCTACCAAATTCGGGGAATTTACCAACCCCAATTGGCGAAGCCAGTTATTATTCCAAACCAATGGTTCAATGGGAGGGTATGATATGGAAAACTATAACAACAACCCTAACCTAAAAGACCACTTTAACGACGACCAAATCTTCATCAAT
It encodes:
- a CDS encoding 4-hydroxy-3-methylbut-2-enyl diphosphate reductase, yielding MKAVTVDPNSGFCFGVVYAIQMAEDWLDENGSLYCLGDIVHNEIEVQRLQQKGLKIISHEELAQLRDTAVLIRAHGEPPETYQTAMKNNIMLIDASCPVVLKLQNRVRNAYNDEEQVVIYGKNGHAEVNGLVGQTNGKAIVIAGEEGLDQLDYDKPISLFSQTTKSTSNFYRLKSLIEERAKNSFKANDTICRQVSNREPHLKVFAKQYDTVIFVSGKKSSNGKVLYEVCKQENPNTYFISSPEELNPEWLKNSYNVGICGATSTPMWLMEDVKTAIQQILENTKP
- a CDS encoding PQQ-binding-like beta-propeller repeat protein, with the translated sequence MITLPDLRYSIYFLIVVFFPNYIFGQVVWKAHFGTLYTQSSPRCIDLTQDGVLDVVIGLSEGNNVGGRVQAYEGKTGSLIWDCNLDASIFGSAVFWDITGDGIPDVFIGGRSTTFAAINGKTGEVIWKFDVKAKPKKRKFSTNWKMFYNAQLVPDQNNDLVPDLLVTNGGQEDSAAFSKSRPTGYIMILSGKTGQILGYHPNPDFAETYCSPVYAYNNGEHEVYWGTGGETHPGALWRTTLKNILEGKPENAQRIINHARKGFVSPPVFVDLNKDNVLDIVATALGGVCYAIDGKTQKELWSKDFGKVETYSIPAPGLYFDSTRTDLFFNYGRGSFVEGFQHHIQTVLNGTTGEILFQDSIDAVIISSPVTANIFQHPFHTVFLKYNLRDTDVPANHGIKMYCFNGKNPYSEVLDLPTGGAGHFSTLWVGDLDGDKNLDILSAMRLDSWYLIRLEVAYKLKNPPTWGAYHGSLYDGVYREKIR
- a CDS encoding GWxTD domain-containing protein is translated as MKKYVKIIVSCIVLICCGNISLAKELLFYADIARFQSPEGKTYLEVHLSIGGSTVYYNPLANGKFKTSVEVIYLISQQGETQNIVWGDKFLLTNENIIDTTTSVESRFFMDTRRVKLAPGNYQLTIELTDNFAPGKRDYKATRNFSIAQDTISQPVFSDLLWVNSFFPTGSKSTQYTRGNIDILPFVTNGAFLDMDSLKFYIELYTKDIEEPYYYAISILQAANSARIENFTRKTRPQKPQKVNQLIQAFNIKELPSQYYILEVEAVTNDGRTLATKRTRFYVYRSADNQTLPDFSQKYDQLYAHPEESLNVYLQALRFISTPTEINFVNSLQTFSQKKNYFVHFWQKRHQANTPEGYEWKDYLAKIKYANEHFKSALRPGYQTDRGRVLLTYGAPNDIQSFPSQTDKYPYQIWSYNKLGVQSNVIFVFYDRDLTTNEYVQLHSTKFGEFTNPNWRSQLLFQTNGSMGGYDMENYNNNPNLKDHFNDDQIFINNRDNPR